The proteins below come from a single Pedobacter aquae genomic window:
- a CDS encoding sodium:solute symporter, translated as MTKPVLGIIDYCIIIAVLLITLYFGLRYARNQKTTEAYFSAKGRVPSWAIGMSLLATLISSVTFLGYPGEGFSNNWILLVQGLMVPIVLLGTIWFIVPLYRKVIGLSTYEYFEKRFGSFARYYSSIAFVLRQFSGMGTVFYLLAVALSSMTGFNTFWVIMVVGLIIIIVNLLGGIEAVIWLDVFQGFMLFASGILVLLVIIFSVNGGLTTIWEVASANGRTGFGPYDVDFTRLTFIVMAINGMFYAIQKYGTDQTVIQRYLTARSDKSAIKASLLGILLTVPVWSLFMFIGTALFVYYQQQSLPADVNANSVFPYFIMTELPSGVVGFILAAMISAAICSLSADLNSLAAVGIEDYYKKMRPGKIDNEYLLASRWMVAISGFIAIGIGAIYINVGGEGVLGIIFTLYAIFSGGIVGIFLLGVFSARANRQGVNIAILVCILFTSYAFLTSTKIGLGEEKFLLLDMGPYNFTHDKLMLGVYSHLIVIGVGYIASLFFPKPILDRNLLYSGWVAGRREERAQNLANKNQ; from the coding sequence ATGACTAAACCCGTTCTAGGAATAATTGATTACTGTATCATTATTGCCGTTTTACTAATTACCCTCTATTTTGGTTTGCGCTATGCCAGAAACCAAAAAACTACCGAGGCTTATTTTTCTGCCAAGGGTAGGGTGCCATCTTGGGCTATAGGGATGTCTTTATTAGCAACCTTAATCAGTAGCGTTACCTTTTTAGGTTATCCCGGCGAAGGTTTTTCTAATAACTGGATATTGCTTGTGCAAGGTTTAATGGTTCCAATTGTTTTGCTGGGCACTATTTGGTTTATTGTGCCGCTGTACAGAAAAGTAATTGGCCTAAGTACTTACGAGTATTTCGAAAAACGTTTTGGCTCTTTTGCCCGTTATTACAGCTCTATAGCTTTTGTTTTAAGGCAGTTTTCTGGTATGGGAACCGTGTTTTACCTCTTAGCCGTGGCACTTTCTAGCATGACAGGTTTTAATACTTTTTGGGTAATCATGGTAGTTGGTTTAATCATCATCATCGTAAACCTATTAGGCGGTATAGAAGCTGTTATTTGGTTAGATGTTTTCCAAGGTTTTATGCTTTTTGCCAGTGGTATATTGGTTTTATTGGTGATTATCTTCTCTGTAAACGGTGGTTTAACTACCATTTGGGAGGTGGCATCGGCCAACGGAAGAACAGGTTTTGGCCCTTATGATGTGGATTTTACCCGACTTACCTTTATCGTTATGGCTATAAACGGGATGTTTTATGCCATTCAAAAATATGGTACAGACCAAACTGTTATTCAAAGATATTTAACCGCTCGTTCAGATAAATCGGCAATAAAAGCTTCTTTATTAGGTATTTTACTAACCGTACCTGTTTGGTCTTTATTCATGTTTATTGGTACTGCTTTGTTTGTTTATTATCAACAGCAAAGCCTTCCGGCAGATGTAAATGCCAATAGCGTATTCCCATATTTTATCATGACAGAGCTACCTAGCGGCGTAGTAGGTTTTATTTTAGCCGCCATGATTTCTGCTGCTATTTGTAGCTTAAGTGCCGATTTAAACTCTCTAGCAGCCGTAGGTATTGAAGATTATTATAAGAAAATGCGTCCGGGTAAAATAGATAACGAATACTTATTAGCCAGCCGTTGGATGGTAGCTATATCTGGTTTTATAGCCATCGGGATAGGCGCTATCTATATTAATGTAGGTGGCGAGGGTGTTTTAGGCATCATCTTTACCTTATATGCAATTTTCTCTGGCGGTATTGTGGGTATATTTTTACTAGGCGTTTTTTCTGCCCGGGCAAATAGGCAAGGGGTAAATATTGCTATTTTAGTTTGTATCCTTTTCACTTCCTACGCTTTTTTAACCTCCACCAAAATTGGCTTAGGAGAGGAGAAATTCTTATTGCTAGATATGGGCCCTTATAATTTCACTCATGATAAATTAATGTTAGGCGTTTACAGTCACCTTATCGTGATAGGTGTAGGCTATATAGCAAGCTTATTTTTTCCTAAACCAATACTAGACCGTAATTTGCTTTACAGCGGATGGGTTGCTGGCAGGAGAGAAGAGAGAGCGCAAAATCTGGCAAATAAAAATCAATAG
- a CDS encoding sugar phosphate isomerase/epimerase family protein codes for MSNRRDFICQLGVLAAAACMPQRLLAFADVPKQRYKIAVIDLMILKRQKISAFQLAKDIGADGLELDMGGLGNRETFDNKLADEATRAAFLAKAKALQLEICSLAMTGFYAQSFATRPTYQKMLQDCIDTMQAMQVKVAFLPLGVQGDLVKNPELRPAIVERLKVAGAMAKKAGIIIGIETSLSATEEKKLLKEIGSKHIQIYFNFSNPLKAGRDLITELKILGKKRICQIHCTDEDGVWLQDNPRLNMYKVKETLNAMGWQGWLVIERSRDARFPTKVLDNFSANTAFMKKVFQL; via the coding sequence ATGTCTAATCGCCGTGATTTTATTTGTCAGCTGGGTGTTTTGGCTGCTGCTGCCTGTATGCCTCAAAGGCTTTTGGCTTTCGCCGATGTACCAAAACAGCGTTATAAAATAGCGGTCATAGATTTGATGATTCTAAAACGCCAGAAAATTTCTGCTTTCCAACTCGCCAAAGATATTGGCGCTGATGGTTTAGAGCTAGATATGGGAGGTCTTGGCAACCGCGAAACTTTTGATAATAAACTTGCCGATGAAGCCACAAGAGCAGCTTTTTTAGCGAAAGCTAAGGCATTGCAATTAGAAATTTGCTCGCTCGCCATGACAGGTTTTTACGCACAATCTTTCGCTACCCGGCCAACCTATCAAAAAATGCTTCAAGATTGTATAGATACCATGCAAGCCATGCAGGTGAAAGTAGCTTTTCTACCATTGGGCGTACAAGGAGATTTGGTTAAAAACCCCGAGCTAAGACCAGCTATTGTAGAACGTTTAAAAGTGGCAGGTGCTATGGCTAAAAAGGCTGGTATTATCATCGGTATAGAAACATCTTTAAGTGCCACAGAAGAGAAAAAGCTTTTAAAAGAAATTGGTTCTAAGCATATTCAAATCTATTTCAACTTTTCTAATCCGCTAAAAGCAGGTAGAGATTTGATAACAGAATTAAAAATCTTAGGTAAGAAACGCATCTGCCAAATCCATTGTACCGATGAAGATGGCGTTTGGCTACAAGATAATCCGCGTTTAAATATGTATAAAGTAAAAGAAACCTTAAATGCTATGGGCTGGCAAGGTTGGTTAGTGATAGAACGCTCCCGCGATGCCCGTTTCCCAACTAAAGTACTCGATAATTTCTCAGCCAATACCGCTTTTATGAAAAAGGTTTTTCAGTTATAA
- a CDS encoding alpha/beta hydrolase family protein, with protein MKKILLILLVAACHLLYAQQDSDNQYKRPLKEVISEIEKRFEVKIKYSENQVADKWLSYADWRFRPSLEETLDNVFKPLDLKLNKEKDRVYKLKEYEYYRWEVQDGWDNLDRLAALYSDKTSWEARRDSIRPQLYKALKLSPLPALPKSKPILTPKRVMDGYTVENIAIEIMPGLYINGSIYKPLKMKGKVPVILSPDGHWFDHRFRADCQIRCAMTAKMGAIAVSYDLFGWGESGLQFKYEDHRKSLAQTVQTLGAIRLLDYLLTLKEADKTRVGICGGSGGGSQTVLMAAMDPRINLSIPVVSLSSYFYGGCPCESGMPVHLCGGGTNNVELAAITAPNPQLVISDGGDWTAHFPQHDYPYLKKMYAYYGKASQIQNVHLPEDKHDFGFSKRKAVYDFLIAQFKLDAKAVQDKNGNYDESTCTIEKKEALYVFGDKGEKLPKNAIMGYEQLEKLFK; from the coding sequence ATGAAAAAGATTCTTTTAATACTTCTTGTAGCTGCTTGTCACCTGCTTTATGCGCAACAAGATAGCGACAATCAATACAAAAGGCCCTTAAAAGAGGTGATTTCAGAAATAGAAAAACGCTTTGAGGTTAAAATAAAATACAGCGAAAACCAAGTTGCAGACAAATGGCTAAGCTATGCCGATTGGCGCTTTAGACCTAGTTTAGAAGAAACTTTGGATAATGTTTTTAAACCGCTTGACTTAAAACTCAATAAAGAAAAAGACAGAGTTTATAAGCTTAAAGAGTACGAGTATTACCGTTGGGAAGTGCAAGACGGTTGGGATAATTTAGACAGATTAGCTGCTTTATATAGCGATAAAACGTCTTGGGAAGCCCGTAGAGATTCTATTCGCCCACAACTTTATAAAGCACTAAAACTATCTCCTTTACCAGCATTGCCTAAAAGTAAACCTATCCTTACACCAAAAAGAGTGATGGACGGTTATACGGTAGAAAACATCGCTATAGAAATTATGCCGGGCTTATATATAAATGGTTCTATTTATAAGCCGTTGAAAATGAAGGGTAAAGTACCAGTTATTTTAAGTCCTGATGGGCATTGGTTTGATCATCGTTTTAGAGCCGATTGCCAAATCCGTTGCGCAATGACGGCTAAAATGGGTGCTATAGCTGTAAGCTATGATTTATTTGGCTGGGGCGAATCTGGCTTGCAATTTAAGTATGAAGATCATCGCAAAAGCCTAGCTCAAACCGTACAAACTTTAGGCGCTATCCGTTTGCTTGATTACCTCTTAACCTTAAAAGAAGCCGATAAAACCCGTGTTGGCATTTGCGGAGGTTCTGGTGGCGGCAGTCAAACTGTATTAATGGCCGCCATGGATCCAAGAATAAATTTAAGTATCCCGGTGGTGTCTTTATCATCTTATTTTTATGGAGGTTGCCCTTGCGAAAGTGGTATGCCGGTACACCTTTGTGGCGGAGGAACTAATAATGTAGAGTTAGCAGCTATCACAGCGCCAAACCCGCAACTGGTTATTTCTGATGGTGGAGATTGGACAGCCCATTTTCCTCAGCATGATTATCCTTACCTCAAAAAAATGTATGCTTATTATGGTAAAGCGTCACAAATACAAAATGTTCATTTACCAGAAGATAAACACGATTTTGGTTTCTCTAAACGTAAAGCCGTTTATGATTTTTTAATTGCTCAGTTTAAGCTGGATGCTAAAGCCGTTCAGGATAAAAATGGTAATTATGACGAGTCTACCTGCACCATAGAGAAGAAAGAAGCCTTGTATGTATTTGGTGATAAAGGCGAAAAACTTCCTAAAAATGCCATCATGGGTTATGAGCAGTTAGAAAAGCTTTTTAAATAA